The nucleotide sequence TGGCGAATCGTAGAGGGATCTTCGATCATCAAAACCAGGAGTTCTCGAAAAATCTGGCTATACAGGTGATCCACATCGTCATCCCGGTCGGCCAACGTCTGGGCGAGTTCGGCATCCCGGTCCACAAAGGCCCGGAGGCCGATACCCAACATCTCTTGGGCGATCTCCCCCAGGCGCGGAATGTCGATCAAGGGCTTGATCAACGTCTCCCCGGACAATTTCAGCGCCGTCCGGGCAATGTCGACCGCGTGGTCCCCCATCCGCTCCAGATCGGTGACCATTTTCAGCACCGTCCCGATGGTCCGAAGGTCCCCGGCCATCGGTTGCTGCAGGGCAATGAGGCGCAAACAGCGGTTTTCGATCTCCACCTGCATGTCGTCCAATTGGTCATCCCGTTCGATCACCTGCTCCGCCAAAGGCTGGTTCAGCTCTTTTAAGGCGGTTACACTATCGCGCACGGCCTGGCTGACCAGCCCGCCCATCGCCAAAAGACTCTGCTCCAGGGACTCCAACTCTTCGTGAAACCCGCTGCGCGTATCCACCACGGTCGCCTCCTTTCAGCCGAAGCGGCCGGTGATGTAGTCCTCCGTGCGTTTATCCTGGGGTTTTGTGAACAATTCGTCCGTGCGATTCACCTCCACCAGTTCACCATTCAGGAAAAACGCCGTGTAGTCCGACACCCGGGCCGCCTGCTGCATATTATGGGTTACGATCACAATAGTATAACTCTCTTTTAGTTCTGTAATCAATTCTTCAATTCGAAGAGTCGAAATGGGGTCCAGGGCGGACGTCGGCTCGTCCATGAGCACCACTTCCGGTTCCACCGCCAAAAGTCTCGCAATGCACAGTCGTTGCTGCTGACCCCCGGAAAGGCCCAGGGCCGGCTCGTGGAGTCGATCTTTGATCTCGTCCCAAAGGGCCGCCCGGCGCAGGGAACGCTCCACAATCTCGTCCAGCTTCTTCTTGCTCCGGGTACCGTGGATGCGCGGCCCGTAAGCCACATTGTCGTACACCGACATCGGAAACGGGTTTGGACGCTGAAACACCATCCCCACCCGCTTTCGCAAATCCACCACATCAATGCGCGGCCCGTAGATATCTATCCCGTCGATTCGCACCGTTCCGGTGATACGCACCCCGGCAATCAGGTCGTTCATTCGATTCAACGTGCGGAGAAACGTCGATTTTCCGCACCCGGACGGGCCGATCAGGGCCGTGATCGCCCTCCGGTGGACGCCCATCGATACATTGAACAACGCTTGCGCCGATCCATAGAACAGATTCAATTGTTCCACATCGATTTTGACTTCACCCGCAGCCGGCAAGGCGTCCATGACCATTCCTCCCCGCGCCGCCACCTACCGTGCACAGCCGGCGGCACACTGCTTTTAGTCTATCGAACAAACGTAAATAGATCATGAACCGAATGTGAACCTTGGGTAAATACAATTTTACAGACCATCTATACAAATCTCACAACGAGACAACATAAAACTATTACAATAAGAAGACACAAGCACGTTTCGTTCTGGGAGGCTGGCCGAGGTGGAGCGAATCCTGGTGGTCGATGACGAAGAAGCGATCCTCGCGGTCCTGCAGTTTCATCTTGAAAAAGCCGGATATGTGGCCGAAACCGCAACCCACCCCGAAGAGGTGTTTCAGCGCCTCCGGGAGGGGGAGCCGGTGGACCTCATTATTCTGGATCATATGCTTCCAGACATGAGTGGATTGGACATCTGTAAAATTCTCCGGCAAGAAGGAATCACGATCCCGATTATTTTTCTGACCGCCCTGGACGACGAAGTGGAGCGGGTCCTGTGCTTGGAGATGGGCGCCGACGACTACATCACCAAACCCTTTCGCCCCCGGGAACTGGCGGCCCGGATTCGGGCCGTCCTCCGAAGGTACCAACTGTCCGGCAACGGGGAGCAGCGCACTGCGGACGTGCTCCACGCGGGACCGGTCATCATTGATTTGGCCAAACATACCGTGACCGTATTCGGGCAGGATGTTTCCCTGACCTTAAAAGAGTTTCAACTGTTGCACCATCTTGCTGAACACGCCGACAAAGTGGTCACCCGGGACACCCTCCTCGATCATATCTGGGGATTTAAATACACCGGCGACACCCGGGTGGTGGATGTGCACATCAGCCACTTGAGAAACAAGATCGAACCGAACCCCGCTTCCCCCCAATTGATCAAAACGGTCCGCGGGGTCGGTTACAAGTTGATCACCGGGAGGGCGGTGCCGGGAAATGACCCGGCGGATGAATGAGCGGCGGATCTCCTTCCACGCCGGCTCCGGGCACCGGGCACTCGCCGGTTAGGTTCTAGCCACGAGCTCACCAGGCTCCTCAACCGGGATAGACCCTCCCGTGCCCGGCTCGGGCACCTCGATCTCTGCGGAGGAGACTTCCCGAGTGGCCGCCGTATTCTCCCCCACCCCGGAGTCCGGCTCAGACCCCGTTTGTTGCGCATTCTCGGAATCCGGGGGAGATGCGGACGGTATCGATGAGGACGTGTTCTGCAATCCCCAAAACGAGATCACGTCGAGTAAGGACACGCCGAGGCCTTCCAGATTTTTCATCTCCTGTTGCAAGAGATGGAACAAGTGGTGTTGCTCCCCGAACCCCGACGACAACTCCTGGGTGGCCGCCGACGTCTCCCGAGCGACCTCCAGCACCCCCCGCATGTTCTCCACCATGGACTCCCGGGCGACGGCCATCTGCGTCTGGACGCCGGCCATCTCTTCGATCCGGGTCGCCACCCCGCCGAGAGCCGCCACCACCTCGTCAAACGCCCTCTTGGCGCGTCCGGCCGTCTCCACCCCTTGAACCAGGCCCCGACGGCTTTCCTCCATCGCCTGGCGGGCTTCGGCAGCATCCTCCCCGACCTGCGCCGCTCGCCGCTGAATTTGGGCGGCATTCTCCCGGCTCTGTTCCGCGAGACTTCTGATCTCCTCCGCCACTACCGCAAATCCCCGACCCCCGTCCCCGGCCCGGGCGGCCTCGATCCCGGCATTGAGCGCCAGGAGCTCGGTCCGGCGCGCCAACTTGCTCACCATCTCCACCGCCTCGGAGATGACCACACTGTGGTCGGCCAGGCGGCCCACACGGGCTCTGGCCTCTTCCATCTTTGCAACGAGACTTTGCCAGCTCCTCTCCCAGGCCTCCATGGTCGCCCGAGCATCCTGTGCCACGCCCCGGCCTTCGACGGACTGTTTCACCACCCCGCGAAACTGCGCCTCCCAGCCGGCCAAAAGCTGGGCCAGCACCTCCAGTTCCTCCCGAGCCCGGGCCACCTGCTCCGCCTGATGAGCCGCACCCGCGGCAATCTGTTCCGTCGACAAGGAAAGGCTGACCGCCACCTCCTCGGCCGTGGAGGTACTGCCTCTCGCCCGACCAATTCCTGTACCCAGAGTGTGGGCCGCCTCCCGAAGGCGCGCGGATACCTGAGTCAACTTTTCCACCATCACCAGATATCCCCTGGCGAGGTCTCCTACCTCATCCTTTCGCAGAGCTGTCCGCTTCATTCTCGTTCTCTCCATGTCAGAGAGACGCAACTCCCCCCGGGCCACCCGGCGGATCCCCCGGGCGGCCAGCTGAATCGGCCGAGCCAACCCTCCGGCGGTCAAGGCGCTGAGCACCATCGAAATCACCAAGAGCACCGCGGTGGAAACGAGCAACGTCCGCTCCAGCACCGCGGCCCCCTGGGTCAGGTCCGAGACCGGCCCGCCAGCCGCAATGACCCAGCCCCAGTCGGGAACCGTATCATAGGCCGCAAAATGCGCTTCAACCCCTTCCCCCGGCGCAGCCCACT is from Kyrpidia tusciae DSM 2912 and encodes:
- a CDS encoding methyl-accepting chemotaxis protein — its product is MPKRIVRRTGGRTFSFVRRFFDGEHRSIRKFLRCDVDVIFWRGVVGVKWGKGFSSLRWRLSAVTGLLLLVALGCLGVLSVILVKQEAQHRAAEETTQIVGLLVQSGKELQDVAVQRANQGYQQASFLISRLRADEGAPAARDDGLYFGNQKVSGNEQFLAQLTQFTGTDVSIAVRRGDSFVRTLTSLKDGQGRVLGEAPLSPQELQSLRQGAYYSGVVMIQGRLYQVYDMPLADDRGNVVGAIGIEVALQPYMDRLADHIRSVHIGSRGYAFALKAGDGATGGQAPTFAVPPSGMPMPPGDGSWLQKMVQTGRGTMEYQWAAPGEGVEAHFAAYDTVPDWGWVIAAGGPVSDLTQGAAVLERTLLVSTAVLLVISMVLSALTAGGLARPIQLAARGIRRVARGELRLSDMERTRMKRTALRKDEVGDLARGYLVMVEKLTQVSARLREAAHTLGTGIGRARGSTSTAEEVAVSLSLSTEQIAAGAAHQAEQVARAREELEVLAQLLAGWEAQFRGVVKQSVEGRGVAQDARATMEAWERSWQSLVAKMEEARARVGRLADHSVVISEAVEMVSKLARRTELLALNAGIEAARAGDGGRGFAVVAEEIRSLAEQSRENAAQIQRRAAQVGEDAAEARQAMEESRRGLVQGVETAGRAKRAFDEVVAALGGVATRIEEMAGVQTQMAVARESMVENMRGVLEVARETSAATQELSSGFGEQHHLFHLLQQEMKNLEGLGVSLLDVISFWGLQNTSSSIPSASPPDSENAQQTGSEPDSGVGENTAATREVSSAEIEVPEPGTGGSIPVEEPGELVART
- a CDS encoding response regulator transcription factor, which gives rise to MERILVVDDEEAILAVLQFHLEKAGYVAETATHPEEVFQRLREGEPVDLIILDHMLPDMSGLDICKILRQEGITIPIIFLTALDDEVERVLCLEMGADDYITKPFRPRELAARIRAVLRRYQLSGNGEQRTADVLHAGPVIIDLAKHTVTVFGQDVSLTLKEFQLLHHLAEHADKVVTRDTLLDHIWGFKYTGDTRVVDVHISHLRNKIEPNPASPQLIKTVRGVGYKLITGRAVPGNDPADE
- the phoU gene encoding phosphate signaling complex protein PhoU, with the protein product MDTRSGFHEELESLEQSLLAMGGLVSQAVRDSVTALKELNQPLAEQVIERDDQLDDMQVEIENRCLRLIALQQPMAGDLRTIGTVLKMVTDLERMGDHAVDIARTALKLSGETLIKPLIDIPRLGEIAQEMLGIGLRAFVDRDAELAQTLADRDDDVDHLYSQIFRELLVLMIEDPSTIRQATQLLFVAQSLERVADHITNIGEWTIYMVTGERRDLNL
- the pstB gene encoding phosphate ABC transporter ATP-binding protein PstB, whose translation is MDALPAAGEVKIDVEQLNLFYGSAQALFNVSMGVHRRAITALIGPSGCGKSTFLRTLNRMNDLIAGVRITGTVRIDGIDIYGPRIDVVDLRKRVGMVFQRPNPFPMSVYDNVAYGPRIHGTRSKKKLDEIVERSLRRAALWDEIKDRLHEPALGLSGGQQQRLCIARLLAVEPEVVLMDEPTSALDPISTLRIEELITELKESYTIVIVTHNMQQAARVSDYTAFFLNGELVEVNRTDELFTKPQDKRTEDYITGRFG